The proteins below come from a single Rosa rugosa chromosome 2, drRosRugo1.1, whole genome shotgun sequence genomic window:
- the LOC133731749 gene encoding F-box/kelch-repeat protein At3g06240-like, with protein sequence MFPMMKEELSFDLPEDVILKILCRLPVKSLIRFSCVSKRWHTIIFFDPQFGKAHLKVASELRTITRRLLLLKRSSLCAIDTPKQSPRLQSSENSFRGNSLVRCLTMPSEENITNVMAIQSLANSFGENSLVRNLTIPSQMNITNVMASCNGLVLLGTDHYDLSIWNPSTGFFRKLPAPDFSAIIKCEMITGKHGVGYVSSTDDYIVLVIPASFYPVDGDVNMFIFSMRANSWKLSKVSGWFSLSYGRTSQSGTLLNEAIHWANYHRYYRDGGLIEQIQIYAFDLANEESRQLPVPCFNQDDNGNGVEMQTVDRLGGCLCVLSWTWHPFRGMDQDSELWMMRDYGVSDSWMKLFKFSSNDLPEVFGSYRSWLPIVVTEDGAVVIKLIVEKELIRIECRKEEKPVCRDRYRLEELHGCDFLFDVILYAETLLSVSECLNNGDLRPENNKQA encoded by the coding sequence ATGTTTCCAATGATGAAGGAGGAGCTGAGCTTTGACCTCCCTGAAGATGTTATTCTGAAGATTCTGTGTAGGTTGCCAGTCAAGTCTTTGATTCGATTCAGTTGTGTATCGAAACGCTGGCATACTATTATATTTTTTGACCCACAATTTGGAAAAGCTCACCTCAAAGTAGCATCTGAGCTAAGAACCATCACTAGGAGACTCCTCCTGCTCAAACGCTCTTCACTTTGTGCAATTGACACCCCCAAACAAAGTCCGAGGCTACAGTCCTCAGAAAACTCATTTAGAGGTAATTCTTTGGTCAGATGTCTGACCATGCCATCCGAGGAGAATATAACAAATGTAATGGCTATACAGTCCTTAGCAAACTCATTTGGAGAAAATTCTTTGGTTAGAAATCTGACCATCCCATCCCAGATGAATATAACCAATGTAATGGCATCATGCAATGGGCTGGTGCTTCTAGGTACTGATCATTATGACTTGTCTATTTGGAACCCATCAACTGGATTCTTCCGCAAACTACCCGCTCCTGATTTTTCAGCAATAATAAAGTGTGAAATGATCACCGGAAAACATGGCGTTGGTTATGTCTCATCCACTGATGACTACATTGTTTTAGTAATTCCCGCTAGTTTCTATCCAGTAGATGGGGATGTCAACATGTTCATCTTCTCAATGAGAGCTAACTCTTGGAAACTCAGTAAAGTCTCTGGCTGGTTTTCACTCAGCTACGGCCGGACAAGCCAGTCTGGGACTCTTTTAAATGAAGCAATCCATTGGGCTAACTATCACAGATATTATAGGGATGGCGGATTGATTGAACAAATTCAAATTTATGCTTTTGATTTGGCGAATGAGGAGTCACGGCAACTGCCCGTTCCTTGTTTTAACCAAGATGATAATGGAAACGGTGTAGAAATGCAGACTGTGGACCGCTTAGGAGGATGCCTTTGCGTATTGTCTTGGACTTGGCATCCTTTTAGGGGAATGGATCAGGATAGTGAATTATGGATGATGAGAGATTACGGGGTGTCTGATTCATGGATGAAGCTCTTTAAATTCAGTTCGAATGATTTACCAGAGGTGTTTGGTTCTTACAGAAGTTGGTTACCTATAGTTGTTACAGAAGACGGGGCAGTTGTGATTAAACTCATTGTCGAGAAGGAGTTGATCAGGATTGAATGCCGTAAAGAAGAGAAGCCGGTCTGCAGGGACCGATATAGGCTTGAGGAGTTGCATGGCTGTGACTTTTTGTTTGACGTGATTCTATATGCTGAAACTCTGCTTTCGGTATCTGAATGTCTGAATAATGGGGACTTGAGGCCAGAAAATAACAAGCAGGCATGA
- the LOC133731750 gene encoding heterogeneous nuclear ribonucleoprotein 1 — MGSKSHSGHPHSGDGASPGKIFIGGLAKDTTYATFTKHFGKYGEIVDSVIMKDRFTGTPRGFGFITYADPSVVDKVIEDTHVINGKQVEIKRTIPKGQGQSKDFRTKKIFVGGIPSAVPEEELKNFFSKYGEVVEHQIIRDHETNRSRGFGFVIFDSEEVVDELLSKGNMIDMEGTQVEIKKAEPKKSSNPPPASAYGSNSRARSFNDGYGPYGSSYGGFDGGFGPGPYRTPGGLGGGRYAGGYGYGYGSDSGEFGTGYGSFGSSSLGGYRGESSLGYTSRLGPYGGGFGGGYGASGLGGYGRGGGEGYGSGSYGSSNYGGGYESGTGGTYGGAGGAYGRGGYSSSSRYHPYSR; from the exons ATGGGTTCGAAATCGCACAGCGGTCATCCCCACTCCGGCGACGGCGCTAGCCCTGG AAAGATCTTCATTGGTGGATTGGCAAAAGACACCACATATG CTACATTTACTAAGCATTTTGGGAAATATGGAGAAATAGTGGACTCTGTGATAATGAAAGATCGGTTCACCGGAACTCCAAGGGGCTTTGGGTTTATTACCTATGCTGATCCTTCCGTTGTTGACAAAGTTATTGAGGACACTCATGTGATCAATGGAAAGCAG GTTGAGATCAAGAGGACCATTCCTAAAGGCCAAGGGCAATCAAAGGACTTTAGGACAAAGAAGATATTTGTTGGTGGAATTCCATCTGCAGTTCCCGAGG AAGAGTTGAAAAATTTCTTCTCAAAGTATGGAGAGGTTGTGGAACACCAGATCATACGGGATCATGAAACCAACCGTTCTCGAGGCTTTGGATTTGTAATTTTTGACAGTGAGGAAGTTGTAGATGAATTGTTATCTAAAGGAAACATGATAGATATGGAGGGTACCCAG GTGGAGATCAAGAAAGCTGAACCAAAGAAATCCTCAAATCCCCCACCTGCTTCTGCATATGGTAGCAATTCTAGGGCTCGTTCTTTCAATGATGGCTATGGTCCATATGGCAGTTCTTATGGTGGTTTTGATGGAGGATTTGGCCCTGGCCCCTATAGGACACCAGGTGGTCTTGGTGGCGGTAGATATGCTGGTGGTTATGGATATGGTTATGGTAGCGATAGTGGTGAATTTGGCACTGGGTATGGAAGTTTTGGCAGCAGTAGCTTAGGTGGCTATAGGGGTGAATCTTCCCTTGGTTACACTAGTCGCCTGGGCCCCTATGGTGGTGGTTTTGGTGGTGGTTATGGTGCAAGTGGTTTAGGTGGCTATGGTCGAGGTGGTGGTGAAGGCTATGGAAGTGGAAGTTATGGAAGTTCAAATTATGGTGGTGGATATGAATCTGGCACTGGTGGTACTTATGGTGGAGCAGGTGGAGCGTATGGAAGGGGGGGCTATAGTAGCAGTAGTCGGTACCATCCATATTCAAGATAG